A region from the Streptomyces lydicus genome encodes:
- a CDS encoding HIT family protein produces the protein MLARMTSEPEQQIGVGTQDAFQRLWTPHRMAYIQGENKPTGPGAGDGCPFCAIPAKSDEDGLVIARGEYVYAVLNLYPYNGGHLMIVPFRHVADYTELDGPETAELAELTKRAMTALRTASGAHGFNIGMNQGTVAGAGIAAHLHQHVVPRWGGDTNFMPVVGHTKVLPQLLADTRAMLADAWPA, from the coding sequence ATGCTGGCCCGTATGACAAGCGAGCCGGAGCAGCAGATCGGAGTCGGGACGCAGGACGCTTTCCAGCGTCTGTGGACGCCCCACCGGATGGCTTACATCCAGGGCGAGAACAAACCGACCGGCCCGGGGGCGGGCGACGGCTGTCCGTTCTGCGCGATCCCCGCGAAGTCGGACGAGGACGGCCTGGTGATCGCGCGCGGCGAGTATGTCTATGCGGTGCTGAATCTCTACCCGTACAACGGCGGTCACCTCATGATCGTCCCGTTCCGGCATGTCGCCGACTACACGGAGCTGGACGGACCGGAGACCGCGGAGCTGGCCGAGCTGACGAAGCGGGCGATGACCGCGCTGCGCACCGCCTCCGGGGCGCACGGCTTCAACATCGGGATGAACCAGGGCACCGTCGCCGGTGCCGGGATCGCGGCCCATCTCCATCAGCATGTCGTCCCGCGCTGGGGCGGTGACACCAACTTCATGCCGGTGGTCGGTCACACCAAGGTGCTGCCCCAACTCCTCGCCGACACCCGGGCGATGCTCGCGGACGCCTGGCCCGCCTGA
- the pgsA gene encoding phosphatidylinositol phosphate synthase has protein sequence MLNKYARAFFTRVLTPFAALLIRIGVSPDAVTLVGTGGVVAGALVFYPLGEFFWGTVVITLFVFSDLVDGNMARQLGRSSRWGAFLDSTLDRVADSAIFGGLALWYAGRGDSLILCAMAIFCLASGQVVSYTKARGEAIGLPVNVNGLVERAERLVITLVACGLSGLHAFGVPGVEVLLPIALWIVGIGSAVTLGQRVVTVRRESAEADAMAQGGTGV, from the coding sequence ATGCTGAACAAGTACGCGCGTGCGTTCTTCACGCGTGTTCTCACGCCGTTCGCCGCCCTGCTCATCCGTATCGGCGTCAGCCCGGACGCGGTCACTCTCGTCGGCACCGGGGGCGTGGTGGCCGGCGCCCTGGTCTTCTACCCCCTGGGAGAGTTCTTCTGGGGCACGGTCGTCATCACCCTGTTCGTCTTCTCCGACCTGGTCGACGGCAACATGGCACGACAGCTGGGGCGCTCCAGCCGGTGGGGGGCCTTCCTCGACTCCACCCTCGACCGGGTCGCCGATTCGGCGATCTTCGGCGGGCTCGCCCTCTGGTACGCGGGGCGCGGCGACAGCCTGATCCTCTGCGCGATGGCGATCTTCTGCCTGGCCAGCGGCCAGGTGGTCTCGTACACCAAGGCGCGCGGGGAGGCCATCGGGCTGCCGGTGAACGTCAACGGACTGGTGGAGCGCGCCGAGCGCCTGGTCATCACGCTGGTCGCCTGCGGGCTGTCGGGTCTGCACGCCTTCGGGGTGCCGGGTGTCGAGGTGCTGCTGCCGATCGCCCTGTGGATCGTCGGCATCGGCAGCGCCGTCACCCTCGGCCAGCGCGTGGTGACGGTACGACGGGAGTCGGCCGAGGCCGACGCCATGGCACAAGGGGGAACGGGCGTATGA
- a CDS encoding polysaccharide deacetylase family protein — translation MTSLDRRSVLRAAASAVAAGALVPGCDPHRDDDSGAVPSGTPSPSGAGASGAGHAPPARARTARPPTRVPGLPVQIAHGPRNGRAVALTFHGRGDPKRATALLGEAERAGARVTVLAVGDWLDEQPAMARRILDGGHELGNHTMHHRNICALPAADAYAEITRCADRLRALTGTIGSWFRPSQAQRATDLVTGLARKAGYPHVLSYDVDSLDANDPGAPAVRRTVLDAVGPGSIVSLHLGHAGTVAALPPILDGLRRRGLRAVTTTELVT, via the coding sequence GTGACTTCCCTAGATCGCCGCTCCGTGCTGCGCGCGGCCGCCTCGGCCGTGGCCGCCGGCGCACTGGTGCCGGGCTGCGACCCGCACCGGGACGACGACTCCGGTGCCGTACCGTCCGGCACGCCGAGCCCCTCCGGTGCGGGCGCTTCCGGGGCGGGTCATGCGCCACCCGCCCGGGCCCGCACCGCCCGCCCGCCGACCCGGGTACCCGGCCTGCCCGTACAGATCGCGCACGGGCCGAGGAACGGCCGTGCGGTCGCGCTGACCTTCCACGGCAGGGGCGATCCCAAGAGGGCGACCGCCCTGCTCGGCGAGGCCGAGCGGGCCGGCGCCCGCGTCACCGTGCTCGCCGTCGGCGACTGGCTCGACGAGCAGCCCGCGATGGCCCGCCGGATCCTCGACGGCGGCCATGAGCTGGGCAACCACACCATGCACCACCGCAATATCTGCGCCCTGCCGGCCGCGGACGCCTACGCCGAGATCACCCGCTGCGCCGACCGGCTGCGCGCCCTCACCGGGACCATCGGCAGCTGGTTCCGCCCCTCGCAGGCCCAGCGGGCCACGGACCTGGTGACCGGGCTGGCCCGCAAGGCCGGCTATCCGCACGTCCTCTCCTACGACGTGGACTCCCTCGACGCGAACGACCCCGGGGCGCCGGCCGTCCGGCGCACGGTCCTGGACGCGGTCGGGCCGGGCTCGATCGTGAGCCTCCACCTCGGGCACGCCGGCACGGTGGCGGCGCTGCCCCCGATCCTCGACGGCCTCCGCCGACGCGGTCTGCGCGCGGTGACGACAACGGAGCTGGTGACCTGA
- a CDS encoding elongation factor G-like protein EF-G2: MSEKSSTHPGAAGRASTADQPTALRNVVLVGHSGSGKTTLVEALALASGAVNRAGRVEDGGCLSDYDEIEHRQQRSVQLSLVPVDWGGVKINILDTPGYADFVGELRAGLRAADAALFVVSAADGVAGATRMVWDECAAVGMPRALVVTHLEASRSDFDEMTELCRASFGGEDPDAVVPLYLPLYGTPGADGHSPVHGLIGLLTQRVFDYSSGERTERAPTEDELPRIEAARNRLIEAVIAESEDESLMDRYLGGEEIDVKTLIGDLETAVARGTFHPVLAAAPAAEGARQGLGTVELLELISGGFPTPAEREAPAVTSPDGAARPALSCDPDGPLAAEVVKTSSDPYVGRVSLVRVFSGTLRPDEMVHVSGHGLEDRGHEDHDVDERVGALSTPFGKQQRPLSKAIAGDLACVAKLTRAETGDTLSGKDDPLLMEPWTMPDPLLPVAIQAHSKADEDKLSQGLARLVAEDPTMRLEHNQDTHQVVLWCLGEAHVDVALERLRARYGVQVDTVAHKVPLRETFGAPAAGRGRHVKQSGGHGQFAICEIEIEPLPGGSGIEFVDKVVGGAVPRQFIPSVEKGVRAQAERGVAAGHPLVDIRVTLLDGKAHSVDSSDAAFQTAGALALREAAGDVRIDLLEPVSEVSVMVPDDFVGQVMSDLSGRRGRVVGTEQSGAGRTVVRAEVPEIEIDRYAVDLRSLSHGTGRFSRAHLRHEPMPPQLADKWREQAENGA, translated from the coding sequence ATGAGCGAGAAATCGAGTACACACCCGGGAGCCGCCGGCAGGGCATCAACGGCCGACCAGCCCACGGCCCTGCGGAATGTGGTGTTGGTCGGCCACTCCGGATCGGGAAAGACCACCCTGGTCGAAGCCCTCGCGCTGGCATCCGGCGCGGTCAACCGGGCGGGCCGGGTCGAGGACGGCGGGTGCCTGTCCGACTACGACGAGATCGAGCACCGCCAGCAACGCTCCGTACAGCTCTCCCTGGTCCCGGTGGACTGGGGCGGAGTCAAGATCAATATCTTGGACACCCCCGGATACGCCGATTTCGTCGGGGAACTCAGGGCCGGTCTGCGCGCGGCGGACGCGGCCCTTTTCGTTGTCTCGGCGGCGGACGGTGTGGCCGGTGCGACCCGGATGGTGTGGGACGAGTGCGCGGCCGTGGGCATGCCGCGGGCGCTGGTCGTCACGCACCTCGAGGCGTCCCGCTCCGACTTCGACGAGATGACCGAGCTCTGCCGGGCCTCGTTCGGCGGCGAGGACCCGGACGCGGTCGTGCCCCTGTACCTCCCGCTGTACGGGACACCGGGCGCCGACGGCCACTCCCCCGTACACGGCCTGATCGGCCTGCTCACCCAGCGGGTCTTCGACTACTCCTCCGGCGAGCGCACCGAGCGCGCGCCCACCGAGGACGAGTTGCCGCGGATCGAGGCGGCCCGCAACCGCCTCATCGAGGCCGTCATCGCCGAGAGCGAGGACGAGTCCTTGATGGACCGCTACCTCGGCGGCGAGGAGATCGACGTCAAGACCCTGATCGGGGACCTGGAGACAGCCGTTGCCCGCGGCACCTTCCATCCCGTGCTGGCCGCGGCCCCGGCCGCCGAGGGCGCCAGGCAGGGGCTGGGCACCGTGGAGCTGCTGGAGCTGATCAGCGGCGGCTTCCCGACCCCCGCGGAGCGCGAGGCACCGGCCGTGACCAGCCCGGACGGCGCCGCGCGCCCGGCACTGAGCTGTGACCCCGACGGCCCGCTCGCGGCGGAGGTGGTCAAGACCTCCTCCGACCCGTACGTCGGCCGGGTCTCCCTCGTCCGTGTCTTCTCCGGCACCCTGCGCCCGGACGAGATGGTGCATGTCTCGGGCCACGGGCTGGAGGACCGGGGGCACGAGGACCATGACGTCGACGAGCGGGTCGGGGCGCTGTCCACCCCGTTCGGCAAGCAGCAGCGCCCGCTGTCCAAGGCCATCGCCGGCGATCTTGCGTGTGTGGCGAAGCTGACCCGCGCCGAGACCGGCGACACCCTGTCCGGCAAGGACGACCCGCTGCTGATGGAGCCCTGGACGATGCCCGACCCGCTGCTGCCGGTCGCCATCCAGGCGCACAGCAAGGCCGACGAGGACAAGCTGTCGCAGGGCCTGGCCCGCCTGGTCGCGGAGGACCCGACGATGCGCCTGGAGCACAATCAGGACACCCATCAGGTGGTCCTGTGGTGCCTGGGCGAGGCCCATGTCGATGTCGCGCTGGAGCGGCTGCGGGCCCGCTACGGCGTCCAGGTGGACACGGTCGCGCACAAGGTGCCGCTGCGGGAGACCTTCGGCGCCCCCGCCGCGGGCCGTGGACGCCATGTGAAGCAGTCCGGCGGACACGGCCAGTTCGCGATCTGCGAGATCGAGATCGAACCGCTGCCGGGCGGCTCCGGCATCGAGTTCGTGGACAAGGTCGTGGGCGGCGCGGTGCCCCGGCAGTTCATCCCCTCCGTGGAGAAGGGGGTACGCGCCCAGGCCGAGCGCGGGGTCGCCGCCGGGCATCCGCTCGTCGACATCCGCGTCACGCTGCTCGACGGCAAGGCGCACTCGGTCGACTCCTCGGACGCCGCGTTCCAGACGGCGGGCGCGCTGGCGCTGCGCGAGGCGGCCGGTGACGTCCGGATCGATCTCCTCGAACCGGTGTCCGAGGTGAGCGTGATGGTTCCGGACGATTTCGTCGGCCAGGTGATGAGCGATCTGTCGGGGCGCCGGGGCCGGGTCGTGGGCACCGAGCAGTCGGGGGCGGGGCGCACGGTGGTGCGTGCCGAGGTGCCCGAGATCGAGATCGACCGGTACGCCGTCGATCTGCGCTCCCTCTCGCACGGCACCGGGCGGTTCTCCCGCGCTCACCTGCGGCATGAGCCGATGCCGCCGCAGCTCGCCGACAAGTGGCGGGAACAAGCCGAGAACGGCGCATAG
- a CDS encoding YncE family protein, producing MADRKRTHDRPRPRPRARHRAALLAVACALTAAGCGGGKAAPSAPEQRPVERAPLKAGRNDLPGMPPLLDEHDLYAADRPGKLAPQVRNFPSRIYVPNTGSDTVSVIDPKTYKVIETIPVGVQPQHVVPSWDLKTLWVNNNRGHDLTPIDPATGKAGKPVKVHDPYNLYFTPNGKYAVVMASMDRQLVFRDPHTMEVRKTLPVSCGGVNHADFSPDGRYFVVSCEFSGELLKVDTEKMKVIGQQKLPFEGAMPQDVKIAPDGRTWYIADMMADGIWILNGDTFAQPKLMPTGKGAHGLYVSRDSRYLYVSNRGEGSVSRLDFKTGALIGKWHIRGGGSPDMGGLSTDGKVLWLSGRYNSEVYALDTRTGKTLAKIPVGQGPHGLAVYPQPGRYSLGHTGIFR from the coding sequence ATGGCTGATCGGAAGCGTACCCACGACCGTCCCCGTCCCCGTCCGCGCGCGCGTCACCGGGCCGCACTGCTCGCCGTCGCCTGCGCGCTGACGGCGGCGGGCTGCGGCGGCGGCAAGGCCGCGCCCTCCGCGCCCGAGCAGCGGCCGGTCGAACGCGCACCGCTCAAGGCCGGCAGGAACGACCTGCCCGGGATGCCGCCGCTGCTGGACGAGCACGACCTCTACGCGGCGGACCGGCCGGGCAAGCTGGCGCCGCAGGTCAGGAACTTCCCCTCGCGGATCTATGTCCCCAACACCGGCTCCGACACGGTCAGCGTCATCGACCCGAAGACCTACAAGGTCATCGAGACCATTCCGGTGGGCGTACAGCCGCAGCACGTCGTGCCCTCCTGGGACCTGAAGACGCTCTGGGTCAACAACAACCGGGGCCACGACCTGACCCCCATCGACCCCGCCACCGGCAAGGCCGGCAAGCCCGTCAAGGTCCACGACCCGTACAACCTCTACTTCACGCCCAACGGGAAGTACGCCGTCGTGATGGCCTCGATGGACCGGCAGTTGGTCTTCCGCGACCCGCACACCATGGAGGTCCGCAAGACGCTGCCGGTCAGCTGCGGGGGCGTCAACCACGCCGACTTCTCGCCCGACGGGCGGTACTTCGTCGTCTCCTGCGAGTTCTCCGGTGAACTGCTCAAGGTCGACACCGAGAAGATGAAGGTGATCGGCCAGCAGAAGCTGCCGTTCGAGGGGGCGATGCCGCAGGACGTGAAGATCGCCCCGGACGGCAGGACCTGGTACATCGCCGACATGATGGCCGACGGCATCTGGATCCTCAACGGCGACACCTTCGCACAGCCCAAGCTCATGCCGACCGGCAAGGGCGCCCACGGCCTCTACGTCAGCCGCGACTCGCGCTACCTGTACGTCTCCAACCGCGGCGAAGGCTCCGTCTCCCGGCTCGACTTCAAGACCGGCGCCCTCATCGGCAAATGGCACATCCGCGGCGGCGGCAGCCCCGACATGGGCGGCCTGTCCACCGACGGCAAGGTCCTGTGGCTGTCCGGCCGCTACAACTCCGAGGTCTATGCGCTGGACACCCGTACCGGCAAGACCCTGGCCAAGATCCCCGTCGGCCAGGGCCCGCACGGGCTGGCGGTCTACCCGCAGCCGGGGCGGTACTCCCTGGGGCACACGGGCATCTTCCGCTAG